One Alkaliphilus sp. B6464 genomic window carries:
- a CDS encoding flavocytochrome c, giving the protein MKKLLIILLAIIMAISVVGCNNEGKEIVGNEATVIKNGTYKGVGNGKGGEISVEVTIEDDMIKDIKVLSQNETSGFDTAMDTLAENIITKNSVDVDTVSGCTLTSKGFLEAINSALVAANTTPDMLKKVEGVAKSGAKEDVTETHDIVVIGAGGAGLAAAIEAKAAGADVIVLEKMPLAGGNTLISGAEYAASNNWLQEKEGIKDSVEQHIEDTLKGGDNINNPELVRVVAENALEGAIWLRDEVGVVWEDELMQFGGHTAKRSLVPLGASGKEIINKQLKKAKEMNIPILLNTKATVLITDTNGKVIGVEAEGEDKNYTFNTNKAVIVASGGFGSNVEMRVKYNPDIDNAILSTNTPGSTGDGIVMTENIGADLVGMEHIQTYPICDPLTGTLLYFDDARLYGHTVIVNKEGKRFVEELGRRDVMSMGIKAQTGSVCYELLDQNGFDASNLQENHGPELDYLFKNNLLVKADTLEEAAALFEIDAKELKATVDKYNSYVKDGKDPEFNKRMLPSTVDTAPFYILKAAPAVHHTMGGIKINTNAQVINKDGKVIEGLYAAGEVTGGIHGTNRLGSNALADIIVFGRIAGQNAVK; this is encoded by the coding sequence TTGAAAAAGCTTTTAATTATTCTATTAGCTATTATTATGGCAATAAGTGTCGTAGGTTGTAATAATGAAGGTAAAGAAATAGTTGGTAATGAGGCTACAGTAATTAAAAATGGTACTTATAAAGGAGTAGGAAATGGAAAAGGCGGTGAAATATCTGTTGAAGTAACAATTGAAGATGATATGATTAAAGATATTAAAGTTTTAAGTCAAAACGAAACATCGGGATTTGACACAGCAATGGATACTTTAGCAGAAAACATTATCACAAAAAACAGTGTTGATGTTGATACTGTATCTGGATGTACTTTAACTTCTAAAGGTTTTCTTGAAGCGATTAATTCAGCCTTAGTGGCAGCAAATACAACCCCAGATATGCTTAAAAAGGTAGAAGGGGTTGCTAAGAGTGGAGCAAAAGAAGATGTTACGGAAACCCACGATATAGTTGTAATAGGTGCTGGTGGAGCAGGACTTGCAGCTGCCATAGAGGCTAAAGCCGCTGGAGCAGATGTTATTGTTTTAGAAAAAATGCCCCTAGCTGGTGGTAATACACTTATATCAGGTGCAGAATATGCTGCTTCCAACAACTGGTTACAGGAAAAAGAAGGAATTAAGGATAGTGTAGAGCAACATATTGAAGATACTCTAAAGGGTGGAGATAATATAAACAATCCAGAACTGGTGAGAGTTGTTGCAGAAAATGCCCTAGAAGGTGCTATATGGCTTAGAGACGAAGTTGGAGTTGTATGGGAAGATGAGCTAATGCAATTTGGTGGTCATACAGCTAAAAGAAGCTTAGTTCCCCTAGGAGCAAGTGGTAAAGAGATAATAAATAAACAATTAAAAAAAGCTAAAGAAATGAATATACCTATTCTTCTAAATACTAAAGCAACTGTTCTAATTACGGATACAAATGGTAAAGTCATAGGGGTAGAGGCAGAGGGTGAAGATAAAAATTATACCTTTAACACTAATAAGGCAGTAATAGTAGCCTCAGGAGGATTTGGATCTAACGTAGAGATGAGAGTAAAGTATAACCCAGATATTGATAACGCTATACTTTCCACCAACACACCTGGTAGTACCGGAGATGGTATCGTTATGACAGAAAATATTGGTGCAGATTTAGTTGGCATGGAACATATTCAGACATATCCTATATGTGATCCACTAACAGGAACTCTACTTTATTTTGATGATGCAAGATTATATGGACATACAGTGATTGTAAATAAAGAAGGAAAAAGATTTGTTGAGGAGCTTGGAAGACGTGATGTTATGTCAATGGGAATAAAAGCTCAAACAGGTAGTGTTTGTTATGAATTACTTGATCAAAATGGATTTGATGCTAGTAACTTACAAGAGAATCATGGTCCTGAACTCGATTACCTTTTCAAAAACAATCTACTTGTTAAAGCAGATACTTTAGAAGAAGCCGCAGCACTCTTTGAAATAGATGCAAAAGAATTGAAAGCAACAGTTGATAAGTATAATAGCTATGTTAAAGATGGTAAAGATCCTGAGTTTAATAAACGTATGTTACCATCTACAGTGGATACTGCACCTTTCTATATTTTAAAAGCAGCTCCAGCTGTCCATCACACAATGGGTGGTATTAAAATAAATACAAATGCTCAAGTAATAAATAAAGATGGTAAAGTTATAGAAGGTCTATATGCAGCAGGAGAGGTTACAGGAGGAATTCATGGTACAAACAGATTAGGTAGCAATGCTCTTGCCGATATTATAGTATTTGGTAGAATTGCAGGACAAAACGCAGTTAAATAA
- a CDS encoding flavocytochrome c → MKKIKKSLAVILTLILVFSIAACRPKETKEKVTQKPVNGTFVGEGRGRGGPLKLEVALENSEIKNIKVLESKESSYTKPVIADLTKQIVDTNSTKVDIVSGATLTSHAIINAVKDAVKKANVTLAAKEVTKKPVKAEDVSTDIVIIGAGGAGLSAAIEATNQGVKVIVVEKNGFMGGNTNYATAGMNAAYTKYQEEKGIKDSPELFFEDTMKGGHEKNNPELVKVLTGESAETVYWLEDLGAKLSEIGATGGQSADRTHKGPEGMAIGPHLMDVFTNQVEDLGIEVRLNTKAVDILSEDNKATGVKVENKDGNAYNINAKAVILASGGFGANAELITKYKPELEGFGTTNQPGATGDALVITEKLDVALVDIKEIQTHPTVVPKINELITEGVRGDGAILVNREGKRFVDELETRDTVSKAILSQDGKTAFLVFDQQVVDKTSAIKKYKDAGLLTEASSIKELAEKLKIDVKGLEETVNTYNEYVKKKEDPEFGRRTLPLEITKASFYGVEVAPAIHHTMGGIKINNNTEVINKSGNIIEGLYAAGEVTGGVHGGNRIGGNAITDITVFGRTAGKNAATAVKNK, encoded by the coding sequence ATGAAAAAAATTAAAAAATCACTAGCTGTAATACTAACGCTAATATTAGTATTCTCTATAGCAGCTTGTCGGCCAAAAGAAACTAAAGAGAAAGTAACTCAGAAACCTGTGAATGGTACATTTGTAGGTGAAGGTAGAGGTAGGGGAGGACCACTTAAACTAGAGGTCGCTCTTGAAAACTCTGAAATTAAAAATATTAAAGTTTTAGAAAGTAAAGAATCAAGCTATACTAAGCCAGTTATTGCCGACTTAACTAAGCAGATAGTAGATACAAACTCTACAAAAGTTGATATTGTTTCAGGCGCTACATTAACTAGCCATGCAATAATTAATGCTGTAAAAGATGCTGTAAAAAAGGCAAATGTTACTTTAGCCGCAAAAGAAGTAACTAAAAAGCCTGTGAAGGCAGAAGATGTTTCAACTGATATAGTTATTATTGGAGCAGGTGGTGCAGGGCTTTCGGCTGCTATAGAGGCGACTAATCAAGGAGTGAAAGTAATAGTTGTAGAAAAAAATGGATTTATGGGTGGAAATACAAACTATGCAACTGCTGGAATGAACGCTGCATATACAAAATATCAAGAAGAGAAGGGTATAAAAGATAGCCCAGAGCTATTTTTTGAAGATACAATGAAGGGCGGGCACGAAAAAAATAATCCAGAATTGGTAAAGGTTTTAACTGGGGAATCAGCAGAAACCGTATATTGGCTTGAAGATTTAGGGGCGAAACTATCTGAAATTGGAGCAACTGGTGGACAAAGTGCAGATAGAACTCATAAGGGTCCAGAAGGAATGGCTATAGGGCCACATCTTATGGATGTATTTACTAATCAGGTAGAAGACCTTGGCATTGAAGTTAGATTAAATACAAAGGCAGTAGATATTCTTTCAGAAGATAATAAGGCAACTGGTGTAAAAGTAGAGAATAAAGATGGAAATGCTTACAATATAAATGCTAAGGCAGTAATACTTGCATCTGGCGGATTTGGAGCTAATGCAGAGCTAATAACAAAATACAAGCCTGAACTAGAAGGATTTGGAACAACTAACCAACCAGGAGCAACAGGTGATGCCCTTGTTATTACAGAGAAATTAGATGTGGCTTTAGTAGATATAAAAGAGATTCAAACTCATCCTACAGTAGTTCCTAAAATAAATGAGCTGATAACTGAAGGAGTAAGAGGAGACGGTGCTATTCTAGTAAACAGAGAAGGTAAAAGATTTGTAGATGAGCTTGAAACTAGAGATACAGTGTCTAAAGCTATATTATCTCAAGATGGTAAAACAGCATTTTTAGTCTTTGATCAACAAGTAGTAGATAAAACTAGTGCTATTAAAAAGTACAAAGATGCTGGATTATTAACAGAGGCGAGTTCAATAAAAGAGTTAGCTGAAAAGCTTAAAATAGATGTTAAAGGACTTGAAGAAACAGTAAACACTTATAATGAGTATGTTAAAAAGAAGGAAGATCCAGAGTTTGGTAGAAGAACATTACCTCTAGAGATTACAAAAGCATCATTTTATGGAGTCGAAGTAGCACCAGCTATACACCATACCATGGGAGGAATAAAAATAAACAATAATACTGAAGTTATTAATAAATCAGGAAATATTATTGAAGGCTTGTATGCCGCTGGAGAGGTTACAGGGGGAGTGCATGGTGGTAATCGAATTGGAGGAAATGCGATAACTGATATAACTGTATTTGGAAGAACAGCAGGAAAAAATGCTGCAACTGCTGTGAAAAATAAATAA
- the namA gene encoding NADPH dehydrogenase NamA yields MSILFSSFTLKNLEIKNRIVMAPMCQYSADEDGNVDNWHIIHYASRAIGGVGLIIIEATAVEPRGRISANDLGIWKDEHVNGLKRIVEECKKHGAKVGIQLAHAGRKCSVASENIVAPSAIPFSEDYKTPIELTQDEIQNIIESFKMGARRSLEAGFDIIEIHGAHGYLINEFLSPLSNHRTDKYGGSLENRARFLKEILQGVREVWPRELPIILRVSAEDYVTNGNHPEDLANIINLLREYEVDIVNVSSGAVVPAEIKAYPGYQVPFAEVIKKETGLPTIAGGLITNPLMAEEILRNNRSDLVFFGRELLRNPYWPLHAAKEVRDNIKWPMQYERSK; encoded by the coding sequence ATGTCTATATTATTTAGTTCTTTTACATTGAAAAATTTAGAGATTAAAAATCGAATTGTAATGGCTCCAATGTGCCAATATAGTGCAGATGAGGATGGTAATGTGGATAATTGGCATATAATCCATTACGCTAGTAGGGCCATTGGCGGAGTAGGCCTTATTATTATTGAAGCTACTGCTGTAGAACCTAGAGGGCGAATTTCTGCCAATGATTTAGGAATTTGGAAAGATGAGCATGTAAATGGGTTAAAAAGAATTGTGGAAGAATGTAAAAAACATGGTGCCAAGGTTGGTATTCAACTGGCCCATGCAGGAAGAAAGTGTAGTGTAGCTTCAGAAAATATTGTAGCTCCCAGTGCTATCCCCTTCAGTGAAGACTACAAAACTCCTATTGAACTTACACAAGATGAAATCCAGAATATAATTGAATCCTTTAAAATGGGTGCAAGACGTTCCTTGGAAGCAGGTTTTGATATAATTGAAATTCATGGAGCCCATGGATATTTAATCAATGAGTTTTTATCTCCTTTATCTAATCATCGGACTGATAAATACGGAGGTAGCTTAGAAAACAGAGCAAGATTCTTAAAAGAAATTCTTCAAGGTGTACGAGAGGTATGGCCTAGGGAACTACCTATTATCCTAAGAGTTTCTGCAGAAGATTATGTGACTAATGGAAACCATCCTGAGGATTTAGCTAATATTATCAATTTACTTAGAGAATACGAAGTTGATATTGTTAATGTAAGTTCTGGTGCAGTAGTTCCTGCTGAAATTAAGGCATATCCAGGCTATCAAGTTCCTTTTGCCGAAGTGATAAAAAAAGAAACTGGTTTACCTACAATTGCTGGTGGTTTAATTACAAATCCACTTATGGCAGAGGAAATTTTAAGAAATAACAGATCAGATTTAGTATTCTTCGGTAGAGAGCTTCTTCGAAATCCTTACTGGCCTTTACATGCAGCTAAAGAAGTTCGTGATAATATTAAATGGCCAATGCAATATGAAAGAAGTAAGTAA
- the lysA gene encoding diaminopimelate decarboxylase, whose product MIIIYFKEKNKDKKGVDIEMNFKNINETNFIFDNCDTVELAQTFGTPLYVISEDRIKSKCEDIRRNFLMKYPNTKAAYASKAFLTMAMCKIIDREGLGLDVVSGGELYTAIKANFPMERIMFHGSNKSYEELVLAVTHNIGRIIVDNVYELEMLERIAKEQGKKVAILFRITPGVGGNTHEYITTGQKDSKFGIPLEKEIIEYAVRKSMDSSNIDLKGFHFHVGSQLFGISSHILAIQVVLDLMKNLKEELGFITHELNTGGGFGIQYTDEDEATKSVPFFIDPIMETIKEGCSEANLDMPTIIIEPGRWIVGEAGITLYTLGAIKEIPKVRTYASVDGGLPDNPRPALYKAKYDAIVANRANQKAEEVVTIAGKCCETGDILIWDLKVPKVTSGDILAVLNTGAYNYSMASNYNKLPRPAVVLVSKGNAQLIVEREKYEHLLDREVIPEHLDNIQSTKLTFGA is encoded by the coding sequence TTGATTATAATTTATTTTAAAGAAAAGAATAAAGATAAGAAAGGAGTAGATATTGAAATGAATTTTAAAAATATTAATGAAACAAACTTTATATTTGACAACTGTGATACAGTAGAGCTTGCACAAACCTTTGGGACACCTTTATATGTGATTTCAGAGGATAGAATTAAAAGTAAATGCGAAGACATTAGAAGAAATTTTTTAATGAAATATCCAAATACAAAGGCAGCATATGCCAGTAAGGCATTTTTAACCATGGCTATGTGTAAAATTATAGATCGTGAGGGACTCGGACTTGATGTTGTTTCGGGTGGAGAACTTTATACTGCCATAAAGGCAAATTTTCCTATGGAAAGAATAATGTTTCATGGAAGCAATAAATCCTACGAAGAATTAGTCCTAGCGGTAACCCATAACATTGGGAGGATTATTGTAGATAATGTATATGAGTTAGAAATGTTAGAGCGCATTGCAAAGGAGCAAGGTAAAAAGGTAGCAATCCTTTTTAGAATCACCCCAGGGGTAGGAGGAAATACTCATGAGTATATTACTACAGGACAAAAGGATTCTAAGTTTGGTATTCCACTAGAGAAAGAAATTATTGAATATGCAGTTAGAAAATCAATGGACTCATCTAACATCGATCTGAAAGGATTTCACTTTCATGTAGGTTCTCAGCTATTTGGAATTAGTTCACATATATTAGCTATACAGGTTGTATTAGATCTTATGAAAAATTTAAAAGAAGAACTTGGTTTTATTACACATGAATTAAATACTGGAGGAGGCTTCGGAATTCAATATACAGATGAAGATGAGGCAACAAAATCCGTACCTTTTTTTATTGATCCTATTATGGAAACTATAAAAGAAGGATGTAGCGAAGCAAACTTGGACATGCCTACGATTATTATAGAGCCAGGTAGATGGATTGTGGGAGAGGCTGGAATAACTCTGTATACACTTGGAGCGATTAAAGAAATACCAAAGGTGAGAACCTATGCAAGTGTTGATGGGGGACTTCCAGATAATCCGAGACCTGCTTTATATAAGGCAAAATATGATGCAATTGTAGCGAACAGAGCTAATCAAAAAGCAGAAGAGGTTGTTACAATAGCAGGTAAATGCTGTGAAACAGGAGATATTTTAATTTGGGATTTAAAGGTGCCAAAGGTTACATCTGGGGATATTTTAGCAGTTTTAAATACAGGAGCATATAATTATTCAATGGCAAGTAATTATAATAAGCTACCAAGACCTGCTGTAGTATTAGTCAGTAAAGGAAATGCCCAGCTTATAGTAGAAAGAGAAAAATATGAACATTTATTAGATAGGGAAGTAATCCCTGAGCATTTAGATAATATTCAAAGCACAAAATTAACATTCGGAGCATAA
- a CDS encoding S66 peptidase family protein — MLKPKALKLGDMIGIIAPSSPTTEANVKLAKEQVEGLGFKVKLGPSCYATHGYLAGTDQLRADDLNNMFYDKEIKGIICLRGGYGAPRILNKIDFELIKANPKVFVGYSDITALHMSINQISNLVTFHGPMASSDIADGLDDFSKKEFLRAIMEPQPMGHIFNPKDKNIQCLVGGKARGVIIGGNLSLVTATIGTTYEIDTRGKILFLEEIGEEPYKVDRMLTQLALAGKLKDATGIILGDWNDCESTKHYESLSLMEVFQEIIVPHGKPTIFDLKAGHCTPQVTLPFGVNACLDAYECKLTIEESGLI, encoded by the coding sequence ATGCTTAAACCAAAAGCACTGAAATTAGGTGATATGATAGGGATAATAGCACCTTCGAGTCCAACTACAGAGGCCAATGTGAAACTAGCAAAGGAGCAGGTAGAAGGTTTAGGTTTCAAGGTGAAATTAGGACCTAGCTGTTATGCTACCCATGGCTATTTAGCTGGTACAGATCAGCTAAGGGCAGACGATCTAAATAATATGTTCTATGATAAAGAAATAAAAGGGATTATATGTCTAAGGGGGGGCTATGGGGCTCCTAGAATACTAAATAAGATAGACTTTGAACTAATTAAAGCAAATCCAAAGGTGTTTGTAGGGTATAGTGATATTACAGCTCTACATATGTCTATAAATCAAATCAGTAATTTGGTAACTTTTCATGGTCCTATGGCATCTTCAGACATTGCAGATGGATTAGATGATTTCTCCAAGAAGGAATTTTTAAGAGCTATTATGGAGCCACAGCCAATGGGGCACATATTTAATCCAAAAGATAAGAATATACAATGTCTTGTAGGCGGAAAAGCTAGGGGAGTAATTATTGGAGGAAATCTATCCTTAGTGACAGCTACAATAGGAACTACCTATGAAATTGATACAAGGGGAAAGATATTGTTTTTAGAAGAAATAGGAGAAGAGCCTTATAAAGTAGATAGGATGCTTACTCAACTAGCTTTAGCAGGAAAGCTTAAGGATGCAACTGGCATTATCCTTGGAGATTGGAATGACTGCGAATCTACAAAACACTACGAAAGTTTAAGTTTAATGGAAGTTTTTCAGGAGATTATAGTTCCTCACGGAAAACCAACTATTTTTGATCTAAAGGCAGGACATTGCACGCC